One window of the Mycobacterium sp. SVM_VP21 genome contains the following:
- a CDS encoding ComEA family DNA-binding protein, translated as MAPEPPGERLQRRLGLLPEPDRGERTSEADDEDDPNSLLPHWLPDGAVDAGWLAKVRADPGKAGAIALAVIAAVAVLITVFTVLRDQPAPVLSAKLPPVEMVSTASPRTDESAAGSAAPPAEQVVVSVVGLVHRPGLATLSPGSRIADALTAAGGALDGADTVGLNLARPLVDGEQIVVGLAPPAGLPVLGSSVGAVSPVPEAPRTSVAPTGPEPKHEPNEPVNLNTATVEQLDALPGVGPVTAAAIVAWRDSHGKFTRVDQLGDVDGIGPARLEKLRALVRI; from the coding sequence ATGGCACCAGAACCCCCCGGCGAGCGGCTGCAGCGTCGACTCGGCCTGCTCCCGGAACCCGACCGTGGCGAGCGCACCTCCGAGGCCGACGACGAGGATGACCCGAATTCATTGCTGCCGCATTGGCTTCCGGACGGCGCAGTCGACGCGGGCTGGCTCGCCAAAGTGCGTGCCGACCCGGGCAAAGCCGGTGCCATCGCCTTGGCGGTGATCGCTGCGGTGGCGGTTCTCATCACGGTGTTCACCGTGCTGCGTGATCAGCCTGCCCCGGTGCTGAGCGCGAAACTGCCACCGGTGGAGATGGTTTCGACAGCCAGTCCGCGCACCGACGAATCGGCCGCCGGCTCTGCGGCGCCCCCGGCCGAGCAGGTCGTGGTCAGCGTGGTCGGCCTGGTGCATAGGCCGGGTTTGGCGACGTTGTCGCCCGGCTCCCGGATCGCCGATGCGCTGACCGCGGCCGGCGGGGCCCTCGACGGTGCGGATACGGTCGGGCTGAATCTGGCCCGGCCCTTAGTCGATGGCGAACAGATCGTGGTCGGTCTGGCGCCGCCGGCGGGGCTGCCGGTGCTGGGAAGTTCGGTGGGTGCCGTCTCACCGGTGCCGGAGGCACCCCGCACCAGCGTTGCCCCAACCGGCCCAGAGCCCAAACATGAACCGAACGAGCCGGTGAACCTCAACACCGCGACAGTCGAGCAGCTCGACGCCCTGCCCGGGGTGGGGCCGGTGACCGCGGCCGCGATCGTGGCCTGGCGCGACAGCCACGGGAAGTTCACCCGCGTCGATCAACTCGGAGACGTCGACGGAATAGGCCCGGCGCGTCTGGAGAAGCTGCGTGCCCTGGTTCGTATCTGA